A genome region from Archaeoglobus fulgidus DSM 4304 includes the following:
- a CDS encoding winged helix-turn-helix transcriptional regulator, whose protein sequence is MDEKDMLILSELVKDSRKTLSELAEMLDMSVSSIHKRVKKLEKEGVIERYTAVINPDVFDTVTAFLLISAENPEKVFNNIKAMDNVVEVYKALGNFNMIAKVRSSDLDKIGEITSKISAMEGVMMVECIVTTKRLKEEIWFPEMG, encoded by the coding sequence ATGGATGAAAAAGATATGCTAATACTCTCCGAGCTTGTTAAAGACTCGAGAAAAACCCTGTCCGAGCTTGCCGAAATGCTCGACATGTCCGTATCGAGCATTCACAAGAGAGTTAAAAAGCTCGAGAAGGAGGGAGTTATTGAGCGCTACACTGCTGTAATAAACCCGGATGTTTTCGATACGGTGACGGCCTTTCTGCTCATAAGCGCAGAAAACCCGGAAAAGGTATTTAATAATATAAAAGCAATGGATAACGTGGTTGAAGTTTACAAAGCCCTGGGCAACTTCAACATGATTGCCAAAGTGAGGTCGAGCGACCTTGATAAGATTGGTGAAATAACGTCGAAAATATCCGCGATGGAGGGGGTTATGATGGTGGAGTGCATCGTCACGACGAAGAGGTTGAAGGAGGAAATATGGTTTCCGGAGATGGGGTGA
- the arcS gene encoding archaeosine synthase subunit alpha, which yields MFYPEKRDGFSRTGKFEVEGRTVQTPAILEVGEIPEWDFGLAPTSLKFISEELYSRLRPINEEVEILTSLHLLSPRQLVQVFEDLSKEGVSPKPLYAASSALPSNVSLLIYLGADLVDNVLAIAKAYSGIYFLGEVEVEISKLRRLPCNCIHCRNRVVDEVENLLETTAKHNTEMLRMEVEKCRRLILNEELRNYVEGKVKLNPEFTAALRLSDSLRNHSTFPRFRKSRCNFSALESSSRFEVRYFFERALECYKPFSDTVLLLPCTARKPYLTSRTHRALRSKVKVNVNEIIISSPLVVPREFELLYPAVNYDTPVTGHWSEEEVSFVAGWLKRFIEKGGFRKVVAHVTGGYRKVVERVEDEVEAEVVYTAEKDVLSDESIERLKQEIESKGKVDLYRRILEHMLSYQFGITWSGKVAGRYPELELLEGKKRLARVDRIYGMLDIYEKIAAYLLEKNIYTVEIGDFEVKGTIFAGGVLRADEKIRPNDVVVFHNSRIFGVGLAAMSGKEMAGSEKGIAINVKRKFSF from the coding sequence GGTTGAAGGTAGAACAGTTCAAACGCCAGCCATACTTGAGGTGGGAGAGATTCCTGAGTGGGATTTCGGATTAGCCCCAACCTCCTTGAAGTTCATCAGTGAGGAGCTTTATTCAAGGCTCAGGCCGATAAACGAGGAGGTGGAGATTCTAACCTCCCTGCACTTGCTATCTCCCAGGCAGCTTGTTCAGGTCTTTGAAGATTTGAGCAAGGAAGGAGTTTCTCCCAAACCACTGTATGCTGCCTCCTCCGCTCTTCCATCAAACGTTTCACTGCTGATTTATCTTGGCGCCGACTTGGTTGACAACGTTCTGGCAATAGCAAAAGCTTACAGCGGCATTTACTTCCTCGGAGAGGTGGAGGTGGAGATTAGCAAGCTTCGCAGACTCCCCTGCAACTGCATACACTGCAGAAACAGAGTTGTTGATGAAGTAGAGAACCTTCTGGAGACAACAGCAAAGCACAACACGGAAATGCTGAGAATGGAAGTGGAGAAGTGCAGGAGACTAATTCTCAACGAAGAGCTCAGAAACTACGTGGAGGGAAAGGTGAAGCTGAACCCCGAATTTACAGCAGCATTGAGGCTCTCAGACAGTCTCAGAAATCACAGCACTTTTCCCAGATTCAGAAAGTCGAGGTGCAACTTTTCGGCTTTGGAAAGCTCCAGCAGGTTCGAGGTCAGGTATTTCTTTGAGAGGGCGCTTGAATGCTATAAGCCCTTCAGCGACACCGTTCTGCTGCTTCCGTGCACCGCCAGAAAGCCCTACCTCACCTCCAGAACCCACAGAGCTCTGAGGAGCAAAGTGAAGGTTAACGTTAATGAAATAATCATCTCCTCCCCGCTCGTCGTTCCAAGGGAGTTTGAGCTGCTGTATCCTGCAGTAAACTACGACACTCCGGTGACTGGCCACTGGAGCGAGGAAGAGGTTTCGTTTGTTGCGGGATGGCTTAAAAGGTTCATAGAAAAGGGAGGGTTCAGAAAGGTGGTTGCTCACGTCACTGGAGGTTACAGAAAGGTTGTGGAGAGGGTTGAAGATGAGGTTGAGGCGGAGGTAGTTTACACAGCTGAAAAAGATGTCCTGAGTGACGAATCAATTGAAAGGCTGAAGCAGGAGATTGAAAGCAAGGGAAAGGTCGACCTTTACCGCAGAATTTTGGAGCACATGCTTTCCTATCAGTTCGGCATCACATGGAGCGGAAAGGTTGCGGGGAGGTATCCGGAGCTGGAGTTACTTGAGGGGAAAAAGAGGCTGGCGAGGGTTGACAGGATTTACGGAATGCTGGACATATACGAAAAAATCGCCGCATACCTTCTTGAAAAGAACATCTACACTGTGGAAATCGGTGATTTCGAAGTGAAGGGCACGATTTTCGCAGGGGGAGTTCTGAGGGCGGACGAAAAAATAAGGCCAAACGACGTTGTTGTGTTCCACAACAGCCGCATTTTCGGAGTTGGGCTCGCAGCTATGAGCGGCAAGGAAATGGCGGGGAGCGAGAAGGGGATAGCGATTAACGTGAAGAGGAAGTTCTCTTTTTAA